AAATCCTACTTGTAGTAGGATTCTCTATTTTTACAATACCAAATTCAAACAAGTATATCTTGAGTCTCGGATATCAAAATCACGtgattcaaaagttaaaaattatttacacaTCCAGAAATACAACTCATATAAAGAACGCcaagtcaaataaaattattttgaaagctAAAATATGTACGCAAGCTGAAGGACAAGATTGATCTCTTAATCTAATGAGAAAACTAACAATGTCGAGTATCCAACTACGATTGAGAGTCTAACATAGAAATGGTAGGCTTTAGGACCCAAGAAATGTACATATCAAGCTTCTAACATGCcatgaatgaaaaaatacaGCTGAGATAATCGGATATTGCAAGAAACCAAGTTATAAGTCAAGTCTAAGTTGCAGTAGAGTTAGAATTACAATAGAGTTGTGACAACAGAAAAGTTCATTTTCAACCCAAATTCTGAAGGATTTAACTAAACTTAAAGACTAAGTAAACAAAGAAGGAATAAAGTAACGTTAAGGACTCCTAATCAGGAGAAGAATCCTGGCGAAAGATAACAACCGAGGGAGGGAATAAAGGAAGCAAATCACGAGAAAAAcaactcttttcttcttctctacaACATtcctttgtctttgttttttttttaatttaataggaGTTATTAACTATACCTTTGCTTCGATTCAAGGGGAAAAGACACCATCTCTATTATTAAGCTGTGAAAAGTAAAGTTATCATTGTAATTCTTTCATATTCAAGTActttttatccttatttcaGAATCATGCTATCGATTTTTGTTCATgcttattgaattattttgagaTGGTATAtatgttctttgtattttttttcattctataaTTGTTGTTAGAGACTAGAATAAGAAGCAAATGAGTTAACTTGATTTCTGCAACTGTCACTTTAATTTACTTGGGAAAGAATAAGCTAAGCTAAGTTATTGCTCAAGCTTTTGAACGGTtgcatataataaattttacaaactttGCTCGTCAGGCTACTaccaagtgaattaaaattgcTATTCAATGTTAAATTCGTTTGATGGTAAGAAACTGATTAAAAAgctttatctaattaattaactcgGAATTTCCTCGATTCCCTTTAgctttaaaagaaatcaaatttattttttaaaattaaaaggatatttattttactttgattattAACAGATTTATAGGAATGAATGTCTTATCCTTTGAACTAAGTTAACgacatatcaatttattaaaattttgttgctttaatgttttattcaaatcctctattcttttctattttatcacATTTTAAGAAGATTAAACCAAATTTCTTTTGAGTTTGACTTTCACAATcatattatgaatttattttatttatgataatgaagtcagaattatatttttaaggatAATCAACCAATAACTTACAAATCTCACATTCCTTTGAAAAAGAAGTGAatgaaaacatttgaaaaaGATATAACAAATATATCAAATGCTCGATACCACACTTTCTGccttttcttgaaatttaaatatgaaaaacaacaattaatttCATATGAACACTAAATTCGTTTCACAATCATTAATTGTCGTGCAGGCAATATTACAATCCAACTTCTTGTTAGATTTAATGAGAATATTTGAGGCAAGATTAAAAGTTAATTTCACTTAATTTTAGAgttaaaactttattataattatccTCCGACAAAGTACActtcaatataattaaaataaattatatgaataaataaaaaattaatcttaaaagtcttcggttgaaatattttataaaatctaaaaacctTTTATCTCGCAATAAAAGAATACAAGATTCTCACCATGAAATTGTTTCTAATGTATTAATTGTTTTCTCACTATGAAGTAGTTTCCATTTCATCCATTGTTTTCTCTGAGAAAATTGTTTCTATCGTATTCATTGTTTCTAATGTATTAATTGTTTTCTCACTATGAAGTAGTTTTCATTCCTTTCATTGTTTTCTCACAATTGTTTTGATTGATCTATTCACCATATCTGCAACTTACACGTCTCATATTCCATGAGAGAGAAGAAGTGAAAGAAGacatttgaagaagataaaatacCACATGTGCTGCTTTCTCTTGacatttatatatgaaaaacaacaatcaaGTTTATATAAGCATTAAATTCGTTTTACATTCTTCATATCTGCAACTTACACGTCTCATATTCCATGAGAGAGAAGACGTGAAAGAAGacatttgaagaagataaaatacCACATGTGCTGCTTTCTCCTGacatttatatatgaaaaacaacaatcaaGTTTATATAAGCATTAAATTCGTTTTACATTCACCATATCTGCAACTTACACGTCTCATATTCCATGAGAGAGAAGAAGTGAAAGAAGacatttgaagaagataaaatacCACGTGTTCCTTTCTCTCGACATTTATACCACATGTGTTGCTTTCTCTTGATATTTatgtaagaaaaacaacaatcaaGTTTATATAAGCATTAAATTCGTTTTACAAtcaagtttatttatatatgaaaaacaacaatcaaGTTTATATAAAGAATCAATGTTAGAAACtagttttgttaaaatatttatttacttaagagaagtttgaaaaaaataaaatgaagatgaggagtgtaatataaaaaaataaaatgaattaaattttatattttttaaatatgtaaattcaatttatttattaaatgaatttaaattaaatattataatttaatttaattatagtagaaaatcgattaaaaaaaaaacaatggataaAAATCTAGAAAACATATGAAGACATGTGATTTCAGTGTTCTGTACAGACTCAAAGACAAGAAATACAAACTTCAGAAGAATTCAAACACATCTCTTAAGATAAGATTTATAAACTCCATGGCCTTCTAGATTTCATCATAAAAAGAGCGCCACATGTATTGTGATATTTTCCCGGCCCCATCacataacattaataattttccactcaatttatttttgcactttgtttttattgtttgtatggatttattttattatgttatattgCTTTCAACTGTTTAGCCTTtatgtaaatttaaaaacatattttactcctttttttcttgtttttacagctttactttaaaacaaaataaaaaaaaaaagtgattggttacaattttaaaatttagtttcttAACTTTTGAGAATAGAAActgatttttataagaaaacatattaaagatatattatcttctactaaaaaaaagcaaaagaaatgatacttttgatatgaaaagctattttttaatttaaaagataaaaataatcttaaatattttaaaattaactaatatttaattacataattaataatcttagattttttaaaactaattgaccttaattattttattttaaatatattggcTCTTAGCttatatgaattttaattaaattatttcttatttatatttacttagaaaaatatatattttttattattgtttcttttttacttatattttttatgattttttatttcaaaacaataatttatttcttcataaattcatttatttttttaaaatatttaacttaaatcGTATCCATAATAacagttttaattaaataattctaCTCACAATAATTCATTACTAAacattttgatataattaatttcatagcACAACAagtacaataaatacatatggGCCAAACAAATTCTCAATGTATGAACAATTAACGTCTTAAAATATTCGATAACTGTGATAATAATAGACCACGTTCTGCTCTGTTATGTGAGCTCGGTTCAAGTaggaaatttttttcatttagagaCCTCTTCTGCAATGGTGTCccatttaatttttgtcaagTGTGATAACCACTGATTATCAAATAACTTGATTGTGTAACTGGTCTGTGTGAACGCTATGGTTCTACGGAGAAAATTTTTTATCCTACTAATCTCTTCAATCTCCTCTATAAATAGCGACTAAGTTTCTCCTCAGTCCTCACTCAACCAAAATAATATCTCTCAGTATCCTCATTCACTCACTCTCTTGCACCATTTAGAAGTTTAGAGAAATGGCTCCTGGAAATGAAGAACTTGAAAACATTGAGCCCAGGGAGGATCTTCCAACTGAAAGGTTGGCTAATGCAAGACACGAGCTTGGTGAACATAATGGTGTAAACATGTCCATCGAGGTCTCTGACACTTTCGTCTTCAAAAATCCTGAGAACATGGGCAAAGCATTTTTGGGTGAAGTTGGTCCTGAAACCGGCACTTACATCTACAGCCGTCACTACAACCCAACCGTGTTAAATTTTAGTCATCAGTTGGCTGCCATTGAAGGAACTGAGACTGCCTATTGCACTTCCAGCGGTACATAtgctttaaattataatatatgagCTGCTTCTTGGATGCTTTGGTTACAATTATAtatgtaaatttatttcaattatgtcTCTTTGGGAACATTAGATAAAATTGGAAGAATACATAGAAGATTAGCTTGTTCTTGCACAAGTATGACATGCAACTTCGATTCTTCCAAATGTTCTGATCATGTATCAcatgataaaattcaattcttccAAGcgtacaaattaaataattaaaccaCGATTTATATGCTTTGGACAGGTATGGCAGCAATATCATCGGTTTTGCTGGAGCTATGCAAAAATGGAGGACATGTGGTGGCAGCTGAGTGTCTCTATGGTGGGACTTATGCCCTACTGAAACATTTCCTACCAGAGAAATGCAACATAACGACAGTCTTTGTGGACATAACTAAACATGAGGATGTGGAGAAAGCAATAGTCAAAGGAAAGACCAATGTGCTGTACTTTGAATCTATCTCGAACCCAACTCTTGTTGTTGCTAACATCCCTGAACTGAGCAAAATAGCTCATGAAAAAGGAGTGAAGGTGGTGGTGGACAATACCTTTGCCCCGTTGATTCTCTCACCAGCAAAACTTGGAGCTGATGTTGTTGTGCATAGTTTGACCAAGTATTTCAGTGGTGGATCTGATCTCATTGCAGGTATCTGCAGTTAAAAGTTTCAGAAATTATTTTCCTTCGATTACATTATTATTCCTCAAATGTTGGAAAATGTATACTGCAGATAATAGGGAAAAAATCTTCCTTTTCTAACTGTAAATCAATGGAAATTCCAGGAGCTATTTGTGGTCCTAAGGAAATAGTGAAACCGTTGATGGACTTGTCCCTGGGGCCCCTGATGATCCTTGGCCCCACCATGAATCCCAGGGAAGCCTATGAATTATCAGCAAGACTTCCTCACTTAAGCCTGAGAGTGAAGAAACAGTGCAACCGAGCCATGAAGTTGGCCCAGAGAATCAAGGAATTAGACCCCTCTCTCAGAATCATATATCCAGGCCTTAAAGATCACCCTCAGCACAATCTCTTGGACTCCATGCGCAACAAAGGTTGCGGGTTTGGTGCGCTTATCTCCATTGACATGGTAACTGCTGAGAAGGCCAACCTTTTGTTGGACAAATtggaaaacaaatacaactttgGCTTCATTGCAGTTAGCTTGGGCTACTATGAGAACCTCATGTGTGCCTCTGGTAGCAGCACCAGTAGTGAAATGGATCCTGAAACAATGAAACGCCTTGGCATTACACTAGGGCTGATAAGGTGTTCTATTGGATACCTTGGTACTTTGGACCAGAAGTGGAACCAATTCAAAAACGCATACAAAGAAATGGAGGAGTGATGCTACTTGTGCTAGAATGGTCCTCCACTCTACTGTTTGATactataataaagaaaaatgtaTCTTCCCTCTTCTAATAAGAggtttctaaaaatatataaataaataatgtgtCCTGCATAAGGACTTGTTAGAAAGGAGATCCATGCTATCTCCCTTCTGTAATCAAAGATGTGATGGATCTTTTAAATGAGTGATATACTACTTAATTAATGTGTGTTCATGCATTTCTACAAGTATCTATCTCGTTGGATTATGTTAAAtgaaaaccaatataaaaatatattgt
This region of Populus alba chromosome 3, ASM523922v2, whole genome shotgun sequence genomic DNA includes:
- the LOC118054702 gene encoding methionine gamma-lyase, whose translation is MAPGNEELENIEPREDLPTERLANARHELGEHNGVNMSIEVSDTFVFKNPENMGKAFLGEVGPETGTYIYSRHYNPTVLNFSHQLAAIEGTETAYCTSSGMAAISSVLLELCKNGGHVVAAECLYGGTYALLKHFLPEKCNITTVFVDITKHEDVEKAIVKGKTNVLYFESISNPTLVVANIPELSKIAHEKGVKVVVDNTFAPLILSPAKLGADVVVHSLTKYFSGGSDLIAGAICGPKEIVKPLMDLSLGPLMILGPTMNPREAYELSARLPHLSLRVKKQCNRAMKLAQRIKELDPSLRIIYPGLKDHPQHNLLDSMRNKGCGFGALISIDMVTAEKANLLLDKLENKYNFGFIAVSLGYYENLMCASGSSTSSEMDPETMKRLGITLGLIRCSIGYLGTLDQKWNQFKNAYKEMEE